Within Planctomycetota bacterium, the genomic segment GCAGGCGGCGACGGCACGGCGCGAATTGGAGGAGTTCGTCGCCGCCTTGGAGCTAGAATGAAGGCGGAAGCCGCGGGATGGCCGCGGTGGATCGTGCCGCAGGAACACCCTCATGCCCCGGCAGCCGGCGGGCCGATCGACCGTGGTGCAGTGTGCCCTCGTCGCCCTCGCCTTCGTCGTCCCGGTCCGTGGAAGGGGTGATTCCCCGGACTTCGCCGCCGTCCGCCCGCTCCTCGAGCGGTACTGCTTCGACTGCCACACCGGCGACAACGCCGACGGCGGGATGCAGCTCGACACCAGGCGGGCCGAACTGGCCAACTCGACCGACCGAGGGGCGTGGCAGAAGGTTCTCCGGCAACTGCAGGGTAGCGTGATGCCGCCGGCCGACGCGGCGCAGCCCACCGCCGACGAGCGGGCGCTTCTCGAAGCCTGGATCCGCGAGGCCGCGCTCCGCCCCGACTGCTCGCGTGGCGAGCGGCCCGGGAGGGTCACGCTCCGCCGGCTCAACCGCGCCGAGTACGACAACACGATCCGCGACCTGCTCGGCATCGACATCCACCCCGCCGCCGAGTTTCCCAGCGACGACGTCGGCTACGGCTTCGACAGCATCGGCGACGTCCTTTCGATGCCCCCCGTCCTCCTCGAGCGGGCGCTGCAGGCGGCGGAGCGTGTCGCCAAGGCATCGATCGCCTCGGGCGACGTCGACGCGGCGCCCCAGCAGACGGCGAAGGGGGGCGTGCTTCCCTCGCACGGCGAGATCGGCGAGACGCTGCGCTTTGACGGCACGGGAGACTACATCCTCCGCGTCCACGCCTGGGGGGACCAGGCCGGCGACGAACCGGTGAAGATGGCCCTCCGCCTCGACGGCGGCGATGTCGAGACGTTCGAGGTCCGGGCCACGGCGCGGAAGCCGCGCGACTACGAGGTGACACGGCGTGTCGAACGGGGCGAGCACCGTGTCGCCGCCGCGTTCCTCAACGACTACTACAACCCCGAGGCCCCCGACCCGCGCCGCCGCGACCGCAACCTCCACGTCGGCGCGATCACCGTCATCGGTCCGATCGGCACCCTTCCCGATCCGCTCCCCGAGCCCCACCGCCGGTTCTTCAGCGTGCCGGTCGATCCCGCCGCCGACCGCGACGCGCAGCGTGAACGGGCGCGGAAGATCCTGCTCCCGGTCGTGTCGCGGGCCTACCGGCGGCCGGCCGCTGAGGCGGAGCTGGAGCGGATCGTGGCGGTCTACGACGGCGCCCGCGACCGCGGCGAATCGATCGAGCGGGCGATGCAGGTGGCCCTGGCGGCGGTCCTCGTCAGCCCGTCGTTCCTGTTCCGCATCGAGAAGGATCCGCCGCCGGGCGCGGTGCGCGACCTCGACGACTACGAGCTGGCCAGCCGGCTGTCGTACTTCCTCTGGAGCAGCATGCCCGACCGCGAGCTCCTCGCAGCCGCCCACCGCGGCGAGGTTCACACCCCCGAGCAGCTCGTCGCCCAGGCGCGGCGGATGCTCGCCGACGACAAGGCCCGGGCCCTGGTCGACAA encodes:
- a CDS encoding DUF1592 domain-containing protein; the protein is MPRQPAGRSTVVQCALVALAFVVPVRGRGDSPDFAAVRPLLERYCFDCHTGDNADGGMQLDTRRAELANSTDRGAWQKVLRQLQGSVMPPADAAQPTADERALLEAWIREAALRPDCSRGERPGRVTLRRLNRAEYDNTIRDLLGIDIHPAAEFPSDDVGYGFDSIGDVLSMPPVLLERALQAAERVAKASIASGDVDAAPQQTAKGGVLPSHGEIGETLRFDGTGDYILRVHAWGDQAGDEPVKMALRLDGGDVETFEVRATARKPRDYEVTRRVERGEHRVAAAFLNDYYNPEAPDPRRRDRNLHVGAITVIGPIGTLPDPLPEPHRRFFSVPVDPAADRDAQRERARKILLPVVSRAYRRPAAEAELERIVAVYDGARDRGESIERAMQVALAAVLVSPSFLFRIEKDPPPGAVRDLDDYELASRLSYFLWSSMPDRELLAAAHRGEVHTPEQLVAQARRMLADDKARALVDNFAGQWLQLRSLDTFSPDRVRFPGFDDDLRRSMRRETEEFFWRIVREDRSVVEFLDADWSILDERLARHYGIEGIAGGEFRTVAVDRGTRGGLLGQASILAVTSNPTRTSPVKRGKWILENLFAAPPPAPPPNVPELKDAGAQLTGTLRQRMEQHRADPSCASCHKLMDPLGFGLENYDAIGHWRTEDAGVAIDAGGETPDGSRFTGPAELRGILLARQDEFRRCLAEKLLTYALGRGLEWYDACAVERIAAGTAAGGDRFSALVAEIVTSPAFRQREGVESR